Proteins from one Pontibacter korlensis genomic window:
- a CDS encoding TIGR01777 family oxidoreductase, with protein MPGKILITGGSGLIGMRLSEMLIDQGYEVAHLSRNPDKISTYKTFKWDVNEGYIDESAITYADYIINLAGASVATEKWSDERKKELLHSRTDSINLLHQCLSQVEHHVKGFVSVSGKDIYGDSGDQLMSEESTYGDDFLAEVCKAWEAAAWQMRELGLRTVIFRLGIVLSSKGGALPQLARPVKLMAGAPLGSGKQYMSWIHIDDACRLFIRAIEDTHFEGVYNAVAPHPVTNKEFTKELAEAMKKPLVLPKVPAFAINLMMGEMSEVILASQRVSANKVLQTGFTFEYNYLEDALESFYEEAD; from the coding sequence ATGCCAGGTAAAATTCTAATTACGGGAGGTTCAGGTCTGATAGGAATGCGTTTGTCGGAGATGCTGATAGACCAGGGGTATGAGGTAGCGCACCTCAGCCGCAATCCGGACAAGATATCTACCTATAAAACTTTTAAGTGGGATGTTAACGAAGGCTATATTGATGAAAGCGCCATCACTTATGCTGATTACATCATAAACCTGGCTGGAGCCAGCGTTGCCACAGAAAAGTGGTCTGATGAGCGTAAAAAGGAACTGTTGCATAGCCGTACAGATAGCATAAACCTGCTGCATCAGTGCCTAAGCCAAGTTGAGCATCATGTAAAAGGGTTTGTCTCTGTTTCGGGCAAAGATATTTACGGCGACTCAGGCGACCAACTGATGTCTGAAGAGAGTACCTACGGCGACGATTTCTTAGCTGAAGTATGTAAAGCCTGGGAGGCTGCAGCGTGGCAGATGCGCGAGCTGGGCCTGCGCACCGTAATCTTCAGGCTGGGCATTGTCCTGAGTTCCAAGGGTGGTGCGCTTCCACAACTGGCCAGACCCGTAAAATTGATGGCGGGTGCCCCACTTGGTTCGGGCAAGCAGTACATGTCCTGGATTCATATCGACGACGCCTGCCGCCTGTTTATACGAGCAATAGAGGACACTCATTTTGAAGGAGTATATAATGCTGTGGCCCCACATCCGGTTACCAATAAGGAGTTTACCAAGGAGCTTGCAGAGGCCATGAAAAAGCCGCTAGTATTGCCCAAGGTACCGGCCTTTGCCATTAACCTGATGATGGGTGAGATGAGCGAGGTAATATTAGCCAGCCAACGCGTAAGCGCTAATAAAGTGCTGCAAACCGGCTTTACTTTTGAGTATAATTACTTAGAGGACGCTCTTGAGTCTTTTTACGAAGAAGCAGATTAA
- the folE gene encoding GTP cyclohydrolase I FolE: MDNHDLEKEEEMDDHMMSSLETPLRADAFDLSDDEKIAIIEGHFREIMHTLGLDLTDDSLKGTPHRVAKMYVKETFSGLHPDNKPIPRRFENKYKYDKMLVERDITVYSSCEHHFVPIIGKAHVAYIPNEHVIGLSKLNRIVHYYARRPQVQERMTMQIADALKQALRTENVAVLIEADHLCVMSRGVNDVSSSTITAEYSGLFEQENYRAEFLGHIRSSKH; this comes from the coding sequence ATGGATAACCACGACCTGGAGAAAGAAGAAGAGATGGACGACCACATGATGAGCTCTTTGGAGACTCCATTGCGTGCTGATGCCTTTGACCTTTCTGACGATGAGAAAATAGCGATTATTGAAGGGCACTTCCGCGAGATTATGCACACGCTGGGCCTGGACCTGACAGACGATAGCCTGAAGGGAACACCGCATCGCGTTGCTAAAATGTATGTGAAGGAAACCTTCAGTGGCCTACACCCGGATAATAAGCCAATACCGCGCCGCTTCGAGAACAAGTATAAGTACGACAAGATGTTAGTGGAGCGCGATATTACCGTTTACTCCTCTTGCGAACATCATTTTGTGCCTATCATAGGTAAAGCACATGTGGCTTATATCCCGAACGAGCACGTGATCGGGCTGTCCAAATTGAACAGAATTGTGCATTACTACGCCCGTCGCCCACAGGTGCAGGAGCGTATGACCATGCAAATAGCAGACGCGCTCAAGCAGGCACTGCGAACAGAAAACGTAGCTGTACTAATTGAGGCCGACCACTTATGCGTTATGAGCCGCGGGGTGAACGATGTAAGCAGCAGCACTATTACGGCTGAGTATTCTGGCTTGTTTGAGCAGGAAAACTACCGTGCAGAGTTTCTGGGCCACATCCGCAGCAGCAAACACTAG
- a CDS encoding 6-pyruvoyl trahydropterin synthase family protein, which produces MKLTICRKEHFNAAHRLHNPAWTDEQNSDVFGLCNNPNYHGHNYELIVKLTGTVDPETGYVYDMKKLSDLVKEEVINKYDHRNLNLDTEDFKQLNPTAENIAVVIWNKLRDRISPDYDLAVILYETERNFVEYNG; this is translated from the coding sequence ATGAAACTAACTATATGCCGAAAGGAGCACTTTAACGCTGCCCACAGGTTGCATAACCCAGCCTGGACGGATGAGCAAAACAGTGATGTGTTCGGCCTGTGTAACAACCCTAACTACCATGGCCACAACTATGAGCTTATCGTTAAGCTGACCGGAACAGTGGACCCGGAAACGGGTTATGTATACGACATGAAAAAGCTAAGCGATCTGGTAAAAGAGGAGGTGATAAACAAGTACGATCACCGGAACCTGAACCTGGACACAGAGGATTTTAAACAACTTAACCCAACTGCTGAAAACATAGCAGTGGTTATCTGGAACAAGCTTCGCGACAGGATTAGCCCGGACTACGATTTAGCTGTAATACTGTATGAAACAGAAAGAAACTTTGTGGAATATAATGGATAA